In Egibacteraceae bacterium, the following are encoded in one genomic region:
- a CDS encoding CarD family transcriptional regulator encodes MTYARGDTVVHPQHGTATVEGMVSRDVGRGPEEYLELTIETPSLTIMVPAAAVQAVGIRELSTKHEAEAILAILEEPSDVAEQWSERNASTQERIRSQDLDQAAMVIRDLSRHQRRTGKPLTLTEKGLLDRCLDMVARELALVLDLSEDDTKHLIVEKSLNAGG; translated from the coding sequence ATGACCTACGCCAGGGGCGACACCGTTGTGCACCCGCAGCACGGGACGGCCACGGTCGAGGGGATGGTCAGCAGGGACGTGGGCAGGGGCCCCGAGGAGTACCTCGAGCTGACGATCGAGACGCCGTCGTTGACGATCATGGTCCCCGCCGCGGCGGTGCAGGCGGTCGGCATCCGGGAGCTCTCGACGAAGCACGAGGCTGAGGCGATCCTCGCCATCCTCGAGGAGCCGTCCGACGTCGCCGAGCAATGGTCCGAGCGGAACGCGTCCACGCAGGAGCGGATCAGGTCCCAGGACCTCGACCAGGCGGCGATGGTGATCCGCGACCTCAGCCGGCACCAGCGGCGGACCGGGAAGCCGCTCACCCTGACGGAGAAGGGCCTTCTCGACCGTTGCCTCGACATGGTGGCGCGCGAGCTCGCTCTCGTCCTCGACCTGTCGGAGGACGACACGAAGCACCTCATCGTCGAGAAGAGCCTGAACGCGGGCGGCTGA
- a CDS encoding alkaline phosphatase D family protein: MSSDVFGHGVASGDPLPDGVVLWSRVTVTDARVPVRWRLATDPALQDVRSEGVTDACSERDWTVRVDVGGLAPATTYYYGFAACGATSPTGRTRTAATGQTDRVRLGLVACASWQGGYFNAYSHLAGREVDAVVHVGDYLYEQGGETREIVRPHVPAAAPRDLAGYRRRHAQYKSDPDLQRLHARHPVVAVWDDHEIAKDAWRDGARGHDAATHGSWRGRRDAAVRAYLEWMPVRAGADGGVPRIYRSLQLGALAELLMLDTRLVGRDRPAGRQPTPGVEQRDRSLLGEEQRAWLRERLASSTARWRLIGNQVMLAPLHALRLPGVLHRLARPLGPVAGGAFVNPGQWDGYPGERRELLAFVRRHEIDNVVVLSGDIHSSWAAELRTDGEDVPVAVEFVTPSVTTRSFAAELFPRLPGAVPVLTRLIRSQNPHVRFAETAGHGYVIVDVTPARVHADWWHVDSVSRRPADEHWVAGWEVRSGEARLHRAGPLS, encoded by the coding sequence GTGAGCAGCGACGTGTTCGGCCACGGGGTGGCCAGCGGGGACCCGCTGCCCGACGGCGTCGTCCTGTGGTCCCGGGTGACCGTGACCGACGCCCGCGTGCCGGTCCGATGGCGGCTCGCCACCGATCCGGCGCTCCAGGACGTGCGCAGCGAGGGTGTCACGGACGCTTGCAGCGAGCGGGACTGGACCGTGCGGGTGGACGTCGGGGGGCTCGCACCGGCGACCACCTACTACTACGGGTTCGCCGCGTGCGGGGCGACGTCGCCGACCGGGCGGACGCGCACCGCCGCGACCGGGCAGACCGACCGTGTGCGGCTGGGCCTCGTCGCGTGCGCGTCGTGGCAAGGCGGATACTTCAACGCCTATTCTCACCTGGCCGGGCGCGAGGTCGACGCGGTGGTGCACGTCGGGGACTACCTCTACGAGCAGGGCGGGGAGACGCGGGAGATCGTCCGGCCCCACGTCCCCGCAGCAGCGCCCCGTGACCTCGCCGGCTACCGCCGGCGACACGCGCAGTACAAGTCCGACCCCGACCTGCAGCGGCTGCACGCCCGGCATCCCGTCGTCGCCGTGTGGGACGACCACGAGATCGCCAAGGACGCGTGGCGCGACGGTGCGCGGGGTCACGACGCCGCCACCCACGGGAGCTGGCGCGGACGCCGGGACGCGGCCGTGCGTGCCTACCTCGAGTGGATGCCGGTGCGGGCGGGAGCCGACGGTGGCGTCCCCCGGATCTACCGGAGCCTGCAGCTCGGCGCCCTCGCCGAGCTGCTCATGCTCGACACCCGCCTCGTCGGTCGCGACCGGCCGGCCGGACGCCAACCCACGCCCGGCGTCGAGCAGCGCGACCGCTCCCTCCTCGGCGAGGAGCAGCGGGCGTGGCTGCGCGAACGACTCGCGTCGTCGACGGCGCGGTGGCGGCTGATCGGCAACCAGGTGATGCTCGCACCGCTGCACGCCCTGCGGCTGCCGGGGGTCCTGCACCGCCTCGCCCGGCCGTTGGGTCCCGTGGCCGGCGGCGCGTTCGTCAACCCCGGCCAGTGGGACGGCTACCCCGGCGAACGTCGGGAGCTGCTCGCGTTCGTGCGCCGGCATGAGATCGACAACGTCGTCGTGCTGAGCGGCGACATCCACTCGTCATGGGCGGCGGAGCTGCGGACCGACGGCGAGGACGTTCCCGTCGCCGTGGAGTTCGTCACCCCCAGCGTCACCACGCGCAGCTTCGCCGCCGAGCTCTTCCCGCGGCTGCCCGGCGCCGTGCCCGTGCTCACCCGGCTCATCCGATCCCAGAACCCGCACGTGCGCTTCGCCGAGACTGCCGGCCACGGCTACGTCATCGTCGACGTGACGCCCGCGCGTGTGCACGCCGACTGGTGGCACGTCGACAGCGTGAGCCGCAGGCCCGCGGATGAGCACTGGGTGGCCGGCTGGGAGGTGCGCAGCGGGGAGGCGCGCCTGCATCGCGCCGGACCGCTCTCCTGA
- a CDS encoding S8 family serine peptidase: MTTSLRWRLTAFAAVVLALLAGAVPAGALGADEHRADPPAGEPLTVAAIVEGPDGPAVEQHEAPTPEAAERLVAALQARDDVMTAEVDVVMRALQEPTGGDPLRDLQWALDRLRVETAWTVGDARGRVVAVVDSGVDAAHPDLQGVVLNGFDALDPRTLGKVDPLTPCPGRSWDCRGHGTHVAGIIAALVGNDEGVAGLARGAQILPVRVLDAAGYGSSSDVARGVLFAAGAGAHVINLSLGSTEPSSVLDFAVAYATRRGALVVSASGNVGHYIPHPVVHPAADPWTLAVGATDRDDRVVAFSGRGPWLDLVAPGVDIWSARPISGSVAYDSDSGTSMATPYVSAVAAVVQRRHPTLSPMRLAAHLRATATDLPPAGRDPASGDGLVNLVGALSRTPGAATACDPRRVPRSEFADTARSTHRAAIECAVWYAVAQGTTGSTYSPAGPVTRAQMASFIARLLDRSGTQLPAGGAQRFSDVPAGNVHREAINRLAAAGIVQGQGTTFSPNGLVTRDQMASFLVRAFDYAQAQVRRAALPPAGRQFADTAGNPHEPNINKAAAAGLANGLTTTTYGPRQGVRRDQMATFVIRALELLAA; the protein is encoded by the coding sequence GTGACAACTTCCCTGCGTTGGCGTCTGACCGCGTTTGCCGCGGTCGTGCTCGCCCTCCTCGCGGGCGCCGTGCCCGCCGGCGCTCTCGGGGCCGACGAGCACCGCGCCGACCCCCCCGCCGGCGAGCCGCTCACCGTGGCCGCGATCGTGGAGGGTCCCGACGGGCCGGCCGTCGAGCAGCACGAGGCGCCGACCCCCGAGGCCGCCGAACGCCTCGTGGCCGCCCTGCAGGCGCGCGACGACGTCATGACGGCGGAGGTCGACGTCGTCATGCGCGCCCTCCAGGAGCCCACCGGTGGCGACCCCCTGCGCGACCTGCAGTGGGCGCTGGACCGGCTGCGGGTGGAGACGGCCTGGACCGTCGGCGACGCCCGCGGCCGTGTCGTGGCCGTCGTCGACAGCGGCGTCGACGCGGCGCATCCCGACCTTCAGGGAGTGGTCCTCAACGGGTTCGACGCACTCGACCCCCGCACCCTGGGCAAGGTCGACCCGCTGACACCCTGCCCGGGGCGCTCGTGGGACTGCCGCGGGCACGGGACGCACGTCGCGGGCATCATCGCCGCGCTCGTCGGCAACGACGAGGGCGTCGCCGGCCTCGCCCGTGGCGCGCAGATCCTGCCCGTACGGGTGCTCGACGCCGCGGGCTACGGGTCCTCGAGCGACGTCGCGCGCGGGGTGCTGTTCGCCGCCGGCGCGGGAGCCCACGTCATCAACCTCAGCCTCGGCTCGACCGAGCCGTCGAGCGTGCTCGACTTCGCCGTCGCCTACGCCACCCGCCGCGGCGCGCTCGTCGTGTCCGCCTCCGGCAACGTCGGCCACTACATCCCCCACCCCGTCGTGCACCCGGCCGCCGACCCGTGGACCCTCGCCGTCGGCGCCACCGACCGCGACGACCGGGTGGTCGCCTTCAGCGGTCGCGGACCCTGGCTCGACCTCGTCGCCCCCGGGGTCGACATCTGGTCCGCCCGGCCCATCAGCGGCTCGGTCGCCTACGACTCCGACAGCGGCACGTCGATGGCCACCCCCTACGTGTCGGCGGTCGCTGCCGTGGTGCAGCGCCGCCACCCGACGCTGTCGCCGATGCGCCTGGCCGCCCACCTGCGCGCCACCGCCACCGACCTGCCACCGGCCGGGCGCGACCCCGCATCCGGTGACGGGCTCGTCAACCTCGTCGGCGCGCTCTCGCGGACCCCGGGAGCGGCCACCGCATGCGACCCGCGCCGCGTGCCCCGCTCGGAGTTCGCCGACACGGCTCGCAGCACGCACCGGGCAGCCATCGAGTGCGCGGTGTGGTACGCCGTCGCCCAAGGAACGACGGGGAGCACCTACAGCCCCGCCGGTCCCGTCACCCGCGCGCAGATGGCGTCGTTCATCGCCCGCCTGCTCGACCGGTCAGGCACGCAGCTGCCGGCGGGCGGTGCGCAGCGCTTCAGCGACGTGCCGGCCGGCAACGTCCACCGTGAAGCGATCAACCGGTTGGCCGCTGCCGGCATCGTGCAGGGGCAGGGCACCACGTTCAGCCCCAACGGCCTCGTCACCCGCGACCAGATGGCTTCCTTCCTCGTGCGGGCCTTCGACTACGCGCAGGCACAGGTCAGGCGCGCCGCGCTGCCCCCCGCCGGCAGGCAGTTCGCCGACACAGCCGGCAACCCGCACGAGCCGAACATCAACAAGGCCGCCGCCGCCGGTCTCGCCAACGGCCTCACCACGACGACCTACGGACCGCGCCAGGGCGTGCGCCGTGACCAGATGGCCACCTTCGTCATCCGCGCGCTGGAGCTGCTCGCCGCCTGA
- a CDS encoding AhpC/TSA family protein, which yields MRDAEGDIARAGGRLAAIGTGDIAYARDFKASRAIGFPLLVDDDRVTYGVVGAGRATVATTLRPSVLAKGTRSLLRGSRQGALGPAALLLGATTVIRPDGRVPLAWRSDDVADTPPVTAILRALAPPGSMAP from the coding sequence TTGCGCGACGCCGAGGGGGACATCGCCCGGGCCGGAGGCCGCCTCGCCGCGATCGGCACGGGCGACATCGCCTACGCCCGGGACTTCAAGGCGAGCCGGGCGATCGGGTTCCCCCTCCTGGTCGACGACGACCGGGTCACCTACGGGGTGGTGGGCGCCGGCCGGGCCACGGTCGCGACCACCCTACGGCCCTCCGTCCTCGCCAAGGGGACGCGTTCCCTGCTGCGCGGTTCCCGCCAGGGCGCGCTCGGGCCCGCTGCCCTGCTGCTCGGCGCGACGACCGTCATCCGCCCCGACGGGCGGGTGCCGCTGGCGTGGCGCAGCGACGACGTCGCGGACACACCGCCGGTCACCGCCATCCTCCGCGCTCTCGCGCCGCCTGGTTCAATGGCGCCATGA
- a CDS encoding cell wall-binding repeat-containing protein, translated as MTASPPARAATRRAALLAATALLIGLLPLLSTVGAAHVGANVLRFAGEDRFDTARLIAADPVFDNADTVVVARADDFADALAGALIAGHRAAPLLLTGTGELPPATVRAITRISPRRAVILGGSAAVGDAVERRLEDFRSIVTVERISGEDRYDTARRIAERVARERAEQGTELPAVTGPAAGFGRAPAFEGPGGDRVTAVLATGENFPDALAAGPLSAGGLFPILLTEGGRLSEATRAALRSEALAIEQVLIVGGTAAVSETVEADVRGLDLPVRRIGGAGRTFTARSVAEFTRELLFPPTFEADTVAVANGRNFPDALALGPLAARRGGPLVITESPSTLSAPTHAFLVASCAGAGAEDAPVLLAGGTAAVSGPVEAEIQDAVVCGDFVPAGGLRVTPVVQTATVGQQVTVTASGVNRKGAPAEAAAVTFEVFRDVLALPGPLPEDTRLYRESTALYRKVGGSTLFADAAGTAVFGYSSGSPAADRVVVCTPPSELPNPGCTDETGALREDVTWANVVVQVRWVAPPGGPSGLPAPPLP; from the coding sequence ATGACCGCGTCCCCGCCCGCCCGCGCAGCCACGCGCCGCGCCGCTCTGCTTGCGGCGACGGCCCTGCTCATCGGGCTGCTGCCCCTGCTGTCGACCGTCGGGGCAGCCCACGTCGGGGCGAACGTCCTGCGCTTCGCCGGTGAGGACCGCTTCGACACGGCGCGGCTCATCGCGGCCGACCCGGTCTTCGACAACGCGGACACCGTCGTGGTGGCCCGCGCGGACGACTTCGCCGACGCCCTCGCGGGGGCCCTCATCGCCGGCCATCGCGCGGCGCCCCTGTTGCTCACCGGCACCGGTGAGCTGCCGCCCGCGACGGTGCGGGCCATCACCCGCATCAGTCCTCGCCGCGCGGTGATCCTCGGCGGCTCCGCCGCGGTCGGCGACGCGGTCGAGCGGCGTCTCGAGGACTTCAGGAGCATCGTCACCGTGGAGCGCATCAGCGGGGAGGACCGTTACGACACCGCACGACGGATCGCCGAGCGCGTCGCCCGGGAACGTGCCGAGCAGGGCACCGAGTTGCCCGCGGTCACCGGCCCGGCCGCCGGGTTCGGGCGCGCTCCGGCCTTCGAGGGACCCGGCGGTGACCGGGTCACCGCCGTCCTGGCCACGGGAGAAAACTTCCCCGACGCGCTCGCGGCCGGGCCCCTGTCGGCGGGCGGGCTCTTCCCGATCCTGCTCACGGAAGGCGGCAGGCTGTCCGAGGCGACGCGCGCAGCGCTGAGGAGCGAGGCCCTCGCCATCGAGCAGGTCCTCATCGTCGGCGGCACGGCCGCCGTGTCGGAGACGGTGGAGGCCGACGTGCGGGGTCTCGACCTGCCGGTCCGGCGCATCGGCGGCGCGGGGCGGACCTTCACCGCCAGGAGCGTCGCCGAGTTCACCCGCGAGCTGCTGTTCCCCCCGACGTTCGAGGCCGACACCGTCGCCGTCGCCAACGGCCGAAACTTCCCCGACGCGCTCGCCCTCGGACCGCTCGCCGCGCGCCGCGGGGGACCGCTGGTGATCACCGAGTCGCCGAGCACGCTGTCGGCGCCGACGCACGCGTTCCTCGTGGCCAGCTGTGCCGGCGCGGGCGCGGAGGACGCGCCGGTGCTGCTCGCGGGCGGCACCGCCGCGGTGAGCGGACCGGTCGAGGCCGAGATCCAGGACGCCGTCGTGTGCGGCGACTTCGTGCCCGCCGGCGGGCTCCGCGTCACCCCGGTGGTGCAGACCGCCACGGTCGGCCAGCAGGTCACCGTCACCGCTTCGGGAGTGAACCGCAAGGGAGCGCCGGCCGAGGCCGCCGCGGTGACGTTCGAGGTCTTCCGCGACGTCCTCGCGCTGCCCGGACCGCTCCCGGAGGACACCCGGCTCTACCGCGAGAGCACCGCGCTCTACCGTAAGGTGGGCGGCTCGACCCTGTTCGCCGACGCCGCCGGCACGGCGGTCTTCGGCTACTCGAGCGGCAGCCCCGCCGCGGACCGGGTGGTCGTCTGCACGCCTCCGTCCGAGCTGCCGAACCCGGGCTGCACGGACGAGACCGGGGCGCTGCGAGAGGACGTGACCTGGGCCAACGTCGTCGTGCAGGTGCGCTGGGTCGCCCCCCCGGGGGGCCCGTCGGGCCTGCCGGCGCCGCCCCTGCCGTAG
- the ilvD gene encoding dihydroxy-acid dehydratase, whose translation MRRPRSTDVTEGFQRAPARAMLRAIGMTEEDFTKPQVGVASSWNEVTPCNLPLARLARLAKQGVREAGGFPIEFTTIAVSDGISMGHEGMRASLVSREVIADSVETVMHAERFDALVTFAGCDKSLPGMVMAAARLDLPAVFCYGGTILPGEYEGRAIDIKDVFEAVGARAAGTIDDAELHAIETRACPTEGACGGMYTANTMASAIEALGMSLPGSASPPAVDPRREEVAVRSGAAVLALLEADLRPRRIITRDSLENAVAVVMAIGGSTNAVLHLLAIAAEARVELTLADFDRIGRRVPHIVDSRPHGRFLMSDIDRVGGVPTVMRALLDAGLLHGDAITVTGRTVAENLDDLAPPSPDGEVIHPLDRPIHVDGGLAVLHGSLAPEGAVVKVAGLDADRFEGTARVFDGEAAAMEWVLARRAQPGDVIVIRYEGPKGGPGMREMLAVTAAVKGVGRGADVALLTDGRFSGATHGLCVGHVAPEAVDGGPIALVADGDRITLDVPARRLDLHVDERELARRRDGLKSPDPRYTTGVLAKYARLVSGAERGAVTG comes from the coding sequence ATGAGACGCCCTCGCAGCACCGACGTCACCGAAGGATTCCAGCGCGCTCCCGCCCGGGCGATGCTCCGTGCGATCGGCATGACCGAGGAGGACTTCACCAAGCCGCAGGTGGGGGTAGCGTCGTCGTGGAACGAGGTCACGCCCTGCAACCTGCCCCTCGCGCGCCTCGCGCGGCTCGCCAAGCAGGGGGTGCGCGAGGCCGGGGGCTTCCCGATCGAGTTCACGACGATCGCCGTGTCCGACGGCATCTCCATGGGTCACGAGGGTATGCGCGCGTCGCTCGTGTCCCGCGAGGTCATCGCGGACTCGGTGGAGACGGTCATGCACGCCGAGCGCTTCGACGCCCTCGTCACCTTCGCCGGCTGCGACAAGTCGCTGCCCGGCATGGTCATGGCCGCGGCACGGCTCGACCTGCCGGCGGTCTTCTGCTACGGCGGCACCATCCTCCCCGGGGAGTACGAGGGCCGAGCGATCGACATCAAGGACGTCTTCGAAGCGGTGGGGGCGCGGGCGGCCGGAACGATCGACGACGCCGAGCTGCATGCGATCGAGACCCGGGCCTGCCCCACGGAAGGGGCCTGCGGCGGCATGTACACGGCGAACACCATGGCTTCGGCGATCGAGGCGCTCGGCATGAGCCTGCCCGGCTCGGCCAGCCCGCCGGCGGTTGACCCGCGCCGGGAGGAGGTCGCGGTGCGTTCGGGCGCGGCGGTTCTCGCGCTGCTCGAGGCGGACCTGCGGCCGCGTCGGATCATCACGAGGGACTCCCTGGAGAACGCCGTGGCGGTCGTCATGGCCATCGGCGGGTCGACGAACGCGGTGCTGCACCTGCTCGCGATCGCCGCCGAGGCGCGGGTGGAGCTCACGCTCGCCGACTTCGACCGCATCGGCCGGCGCGTGCCCCACATCGTCGACTCCCGCCCCCACGGGCGGTTCCTCATGAGCGACATCGACCGCGTCGGAGGGGTCCCCACCGTCATGCGCGCGCTCCTCGACGCGGGGCTGCTCCACGGTGACGCGATCACCGTGACCGGCAGGACGGTTGCCGAGAACCTCGATGACCTCGCCCCGCCGTCCCCCGACGGTGAGGTCATCCATCCGCTCGACCGGCCCATCCACGTCGACGGCGGTCTCGCCGTGCTACACGGCTCCCTCGCCCCCGAGGGCGCCGTGGTGAAGGTCGCCGGCCTCGACGCCGACCGCTTCGAGGGCACCGCCCGGGTGTTCGACGGGGAAGCCGCCGCGATGGAGTGGGTGCTCGCCCGCCGGGCGCAGCCCGGTGACGTCATCGTCATCCGCTACGAGGGCCCGAAGGGCGGCCCCGGCATGCGTGAGATGCTCGCGGTCACCGCTGCGGTGAAGGGCGTGGGGCGGGGCGCGGACGTCGCACTCCTCACCGACGGGCGCTTCTCGGGAGCCACCCACGGCCTGTGCGTCGGGCACGTCGCCCCCGAGGCGGTCGACGGCGGACCGATCGCCCTCGTGGCCGACGGGGACCGCATCACCCTCGACGTGCCCGCCCGCCGCCTCGACCTCCACGTCGACGAGCGCGAGCTCGCACGCCGCCGTGACGGGCTGAAGTCCCCGGACCCCCGCTACACGACCGGGGTCCTCGCGAAATACGCCCGCCTCGTGTCCGGTGCCGAGCGCGGGGCCGTCACCGGGTAG
- a CDS encoding cyclic nucleotide-binding domain-containing protein: protein MMKLPFEVGVSHYDEPLPEVLDDLEAWRAADRFRFANDLRAFVEVDGGRIVDAGYLGRGHIGSTTVRVGKRSVTFEAVALPDLQSEPRIDGASARFVQTAGGRTGAPMPRRVRRPPFVQVTAPIAWTTLALTIDADGNHTHEVLGASAFPRHWIYDMEGRLAAKSGLVDMKRWMLDAFGAKTPWGEEDSPALVTAVETALERKLSATIMRAGRKPRIRTLDEGELLTEQGQPGEELFLLLDGILRVDVDGTALAEVGPGAVLGERAVLEGGVRSSTLAAVTRCKVAVASADEVDRQALETLREGHRREEDR from the coding sequence ATGATGAAGCTGCCGTTCGAGGTCGGCGTCAGCCACTACGACGAGCCGTTGCCGGAGGTCCTCGACGACCTCGAGGCCTGGCGTGCCGCGGATCGGTTCCGCTTCGCCAACGACCTGCGAGCCTTCGTCGAGGTCGACGGCGGTCGCATCGTCGACGCCGGTTACCTGGGCAGGGGCCACATCGGCAGCACGACCGTGCGCGTCGGCAAGCGCAGCGTCACGTTCGAGGCGGTGGCCCTGCCCGACCTGCAGTCGGAGCCGCGCATCGACGGCGCATCGGCGCGGTTCGTGCAGACCGCGGGCGGGCGCACCGGCGCCCCGATGCCGCGACGGGTGCGCCGACCGCCGTTCGTCCAGGTCACCGCGCCGATCGCGTGGACGACGCTCGCGCTGACGATCGACGCCGACGGCAACCACACCCACGAGGTGCTCGGGGCCAGTGCCTTCCCCCGCCACTGGATCTACGACATGGAGGGCCGCCTTGCTGCGAAGTCGGGCCTCGTCGACATGAAGCGCTGGATGCTCGACGCCTTCGGGGCGAAGACGCCGTGGGGCGAGGAGGACTCGCCGGCGCTCGTCACCGCGGTGGAGACGGCGCTGGAGCGCAAGCTGTCGGCGACGATCATGCGGGCCGGCCGCAAACCGCGGATCCGCACCCTCGACGAGGGCGAGCTCCTCACCGAGCAGGGCCAGCCCGGCGAGGAGCTCTTCCTGCTGCTCGACGGGATCCTGCGCGTCGACGTCGACGGCACGGCGCTCGCCGAGGTCGGGCCGGGCGCGGTGCTCGGCGAGCGGGCGGTCCTCGAAGGCGGGGTCCGCTCGTCGACCCTCGCCGCGGTGACCCGGTGCAAGGTGGCCGTCGCCTCCGCCGACGAGGTGGACCGCCAGGCGCTCGAGACGCTGCGGGAAGGTCACCGCCGGGAGGAGGACCGCTGA
- a CDS encoding MBL fold metallo-hydrolase: MRVRLCGVRGSTPAPGPDFVRYGGHTSCVAISRGSEPPALVLDGGTGLRELSRVLEGRAFHGSILLGHLHWDHTHGLPFFAAGDREDARVHVYLPAQGDPEAVVARAISPPHFPVRLTQLRGDWRIDGLEAGHHMIEGFDVLARDIPHKGGRTFGFRVSDGDVSLAYLSDHAPGGLDPDASGLGEYHDAALDLAGGADLLLHDAQHTAAEYARLRHFGHSAVEYAVGLAEKAGVGRLLLFHHDPARTDEEIDALVAGAQRDGLVVGAAAQGMTIDL, translated from the coding sequence GTGCGCGTCCGCCTGTGCGGCGTGCGGGGGTCGACACCCGCCCCTGGTCCTGATTTCGTGCGCTACGGGGGGCACACCTCGTGCGTCGCGATCAGTCGTGGCAGCGAGCCGCCGGCCCTCGTCCTCGACGGCGGCACCGGCCTGCGCGAGCTGTCCCGGGTCCTGGAGGGGCGGGCGTTCCACGGTTCGATCCTGCTCGGCCACCTGCACTGGGACCACACCCACGGGCTGCCCTTCTTCGCCGCGGGCGACCGTGAGGACGCACGGGTGCACGTCTACCTGCCCGCGCAGGGTGACCCGGAGGCCGTCGTCGCGCGCGCCATCTCGCCACCGCACTTCCCCGTCCGCTTGACGCAGCTGCGCGGCGACTGGCGCATCGACGGGCTCGAGGCCGGTCACCACATGATCGAGGGCTTCGACGTGCTCGCGCGCGACATCCCGCACAAGGGCGGGCGGACGTTCGGCTTCCGCGTCAGCGACGGTGACGTGAGCCTCGCCTACCTGTCCGACCACGCCCCCGGCGGTCTCGATCCCGACGCGTCGGGCCTCGGGGAGTACCACGACGCGGCGCTGGACCTCGCCGGCGGGGCCGACCTGCTCCTGCACGACGCGCAGCACACCGCCGCGGAGTACGCGCGGCTCCGCCACTTCGGCCACTCCGCGGTCGAGTACGCCGTCGGGCTCGCGGAGAAAGCCGGGGTCGGGCGCCTGCTCCTCTTCCACCACGACCCGGCACGCACCGACGAGGAGATCGACGCGCTCGTCGCTGGCGCGCAGCGCGACGGGCTCGTCGTGGGCGCGGCGGCCCAGGGCATGACCATCGATCTCTGA
- a CDS encoding alpha-hydroxy acid oxidase: MDLAELERQARERLEPAAYDYFAGGADDELTLADNVAAWRRLRLRYRVLRDVGAVTTATTVLGTEIPAPVIVAPTAYQRLAHPDGEAATARGAAAAGTLMIASTLATVSLEAVAAAAPGAPRWFQLYVRRDRGWTAELVARAVAAGYRALVLTVDLPVLGFRRRDERNNFSLPVGMEMANLGSAVPQVQGSGLKAYAAAELEPSLTFDDLQWLRSLADLPLVVKGVVRGDDAAACVAAGAAAIAVSNHGGRQLDSAIASADALPDVVAAVGGRAEIYVDGGVRGGVDVVKALALGARAVLVGRPVLWGLAAGGVQGVTAVLDGFVEESARAFALCGAASVDDVTGDLLAPRR; the protein is encoded by the coding sequence ATGGATCTGGCCGAGCTCGAGCGGCAAGCGCGCGAGCGACTGGAGCCGGCCGCCTACGACTACTTCGCCGGCGGAGCCGACGACGAGCTGACGCTCGCGGACAACGTCGCGGCATGGCGCCGGCTGCGCCTGCGCTACCGGGTGCTCCGCGACGTCGGTGCGGTGACGACCGCAACGACGGTCCTCGGCACGGAGATCCCCGCGCCGGTGATCGTCGCCCCCACGGCCTACCAGCGGCTCGCCCATCCCGACGGCGAGGCGGCGACGGCCCGCGGTGCGGCGGCGGCAGGCACGCTCATGATCGCCTCCACGCTTGCCACCGTCTCGCTCGAGGCCGTCGCGGCGGCGGCCCCCGGCGCGCCACGGTGGTTCCAGCTCTACGTCCGCCGGGACCGCGGCTGGACCGCGGAGCTCGTCGCCCGGGCGGTCGCCGCCGGCTACCGGGCGCTCGTGCTCACCGTCGACCTGCCCGTCCTCGGGTTCCGCCGCCGCGACGAGCGCAACAACTTCTCGCTTCCGGTCGGCATGGAGATGGCGAACCTCGGCTCGGCGGTGCCCCAGGTGCAGGGGTCGGGACTGAAGGCGTACGCCGCCGCGGAGCTCGAGCCGTCCCTGACGTTCGACGACCTCCAGTGGCTGCGCTCGCTCGCCGACCTGCCACTCGTCGTGAAGGGCGTCGTGCGCGGCGACGACGCCGCCGCCTGCGTCGCTGCGGGCGCGGCCGCGATCGCCGTCTCCAACCACGGGGGGCGCCAGCTGGACTCGGCGATCGCCAGCGCCGACGCCCTGCCCGACGTGGTCGCCGCGGTCGGCGGGAGGGCCGAGATCTACGTCGACGGCGGCGTGCGGGGCGGCGTCGACGTCGTGAAGGCCCTGGCCCTCGGCGCGCGGGCGGTGCTCGTCGGGCGACCGGTCCTGTGGGGCCTTGCGGCCGGCGGGGTGCAGGGCGTCACCGCGGTGCTCGACGGCTTCGTCGAGGAGTCCGCTCGCGCGTTCGCCCTGTGCGGGGCCGCCTCGGTCGACGACGTCACGGGGGACCTGCTCGCACCGCGGCGGTGA